A stretch of Halomonas elongata DSM 2581 DNA encodes these proteins:
- a CDS encoding TRAP transporter large permease produces MEIADATLLMVAAIFALLVTGLPLAFITGLIALVFTFGWFGASALPLVTSRVYGFVTEYSLVAVPMFVLMASLLDRSGIAKDLFNAMRVFAGRLPGGVAVQTIVVAFFLAALSGIIGGEIVLLGILALPQMLRLGYDKHLSIGVVCAGGALGTMMPPSIVLIIYGLIASVSIADLFTAAITPAVILMISYIGYVLVRCLRNPAMGPPMSDADREEGFANRWQALKAIVVPGLIAVMVLGSIYGGVASVTEAAAMGVFGVLLAVVLRGEFSFKTMHESLGQTLTTCGMIIWIGIGAAALVGVYNLMGGNRFISGMIMGLDVAPIVILLVMMAILLVLGMFLDWIGVAMLTLPIFVPIVEQLGYSPIWFGILFAVNMQVSFLSPPFGPAAFYLKGVAPPEVSLKDIFVSVLPFIALQLCVLFALLFWPNLAMWLVN; encoded by the coding sequence ATGGAAATCGCCGACGCTACCCTGTTGATGGTTGCGGCCATCTTCGCGCTGCTGGTGACCGGCCTGCCGCTGGCCTTCATCACCGGCTTGATCGCGCTCGTGTTCACCTTCGGCTGGTTCGGGGCCAGTGCCCTGCCGCTGGTCACCAGCCGCGTCTATGGCTTCGTCACCGAATATTCGCTGGTGGCGGTGCCAATGTTCGTGTTGATGGCCTCGCTGCTCGACCGATCGGGGATCGCCAAGGACCTGTTCAACGCCATGCGGGTCTTCGCCGGCCGCCTGCCCGGTGGCGTGGCGGTACAGACCATCGTGGTGGCCTTCTTCCTGGCGGCGCTGTCCGGGATCATCGGCGGCGAGATCGTGCTGCTGGGCATCCTGGCATTGCCGCAGATGCTGCGCCTGGGCTACGACAAGCACCTGTCGATCGGCGTGGTCTGCGCCGGCGGGGCGCTGGGCACCATGATGCCGCCGTCGATCGTGCTGATCATCTATGGCCTGATCGCCAGTGTCTCGATCGCCGATCTGTTCACCGCGGCCATCACCCCGGCGGTGATCCTGATGATCAGCTACATCGGCTATGTGCTGGTGCGCTGCCTGCGCAATCCCGCCATGGGGCCGCCGATGAGCGACGCCGACCGCGAGGAGGGCTTCGCCAACCGCTGGCAGGCGCTCAAGGCGATCGTCGTGCCGGGGCTGATCGCCGTGATGGTGCTGGGCTCGATCTATGGCGGCGTGGCCTCGGTGACCGAGGCGGCGGCCATGGGCGTGTTCGGCGTGCTGCTGGCGGTGGTGCTGCGCGGCGAGTTCTCGTTCAAGACCATGCACGAGAGCCTGGGCCAGACGCTGACCACCTGCGGCATGATCATCTGGATCGGCATCGGCGCCGCCGCGCTGGTCGGGGTCTACAACCTGATGGGCGGCAACCGCTTCATCTCGGGCATGATCATGGGCCTCGACGTGGCGCCGATCGTGATCCTGCTGGTGATGATGGCGATCCTGCTGGTGCTGGGCATGTTCCTCGACTGGATCGGCGTGGCCATGCTGACCCTGCCGATCTTCGTGCCGATCGTCGAGCAACTGGGCTACAGCCCGATCTGGTTCGGCATCCTGTTCGCGGTGAACATGCAGGTGTCCTTCCTGTCGCCACCGTTCGGCCCGGCCGCCTTCTACCTGAAAGGGGTGGCGCCGCCGGAAGTGAGCCTCAAGGACATCTTCGTCTCGGTGCTGCCCTTCATCGCCCTGCAGCTGTGCGTGCTGTTCGCGCTGCTGTTCTGGCCGAATCTGGCCATGTGGCTGGTGAACTAG
- a CDS encoding TRAP transporter substrate-binding protein, with product MPHLTPKLLLGASALLLSVTGAHAAEYEWTFQASETAGEPSFKVKQEWAERIGTMTDGRVQIELLPINAVVGPTETLQAVSSGILQGHMTDPSYFSGQNPAFGMLGNLVGAWNDPYDFLEFMKQGGGEELYNELSEPYGSHLIGAATFPLESVPSTVPIESLEDFEGLKIRAPQGMVYNIFERIGATPVNLPGSEVYTGLEKGVIDAADSTVLSNNDAQGLHAFAPYPLYPGFHSMPMIAVSINKDIWDGLPEDLQTTLETAFDAMAYDLIARLKEQDIETLAKLRENPDVHPFDLPAEERKKFRQAAEQEWKEWAGRNEMTQKVYDAATSFLKARGQL from the coding sequence ATGCCACACCTGACCCCTAAACTGCTCCTGGGCGCCTCCGCCCTGCTGCTGAGCGTCACCGGCGCCCATGCCGCTGAGTACGAGTGGACCTTCCAGGCCTCGGAAACCGCCGGCGAACCGAGTTTCAAGGTCAAGCAGGAGTGGGCCGAACGCATCGGCACCATGACCGATGGCCGCGTCCAGATCGAATTGCTGCCCATCAATGCCGTGGTCGGCCCCACCGAAACGCTGCAGGCCGTCAGCTCCGGCATCCTGCAGGGCCACATGACCGATCCGAGTTACTTCTCCGGCCAGAACCCCGCCTTCGGCATGCTGGGCAACCTGGTCGGCGCCTGGAACGATCCCTACGACTTTCTGGAGTTCATGAAACAGGGCGGCGGCGAAGAGCTCTACAACGAACTCTCCGAGCCCTATGGCAGCCACTTGATCGGTGCTGCCACCTTCCCGCTCGAGTCCGTTCCCTCCACGGTGCCCATCGAAAGCCTCGAGGATTTCGAAGGCCTCAAGATCCGTGCCCCCCAGGGCATGGTCTACAACATCTTCGAGCGTATCGGCGCCACGCCGGTCAACCTGCCGGGCTCCGAGGTCTACACCGGCCTGGAAAAGGGCGTGATCGATGCCGCCGATTCCACGGTGCTGTCCAACAACGACGCCCAGGGGCTGCACGCCTTCGCCCCCTACCCGCTCTACCCGGGCTTCCACTCCATGCCGATGATCGCCGTGTCGATCAACAAGGACATCTGGGATGGCCTGCCCGAAGACCTGCAGACCACGCTCGAGACGGCCTTCGACGCCATGGCGTATGACCTGATCGCCCGCCTCAAGGAACAGGACATCGAGACCCTCGCCAAGCTTCGCGAGAATCCCGATGTGCATCCCTTCGACCTGCCGGCGGAAGAGCGCAAGAAGTTCCGCCAGGCCGCCGAACAGGAATGGAAGGAATGGGCCGGTCGCAACGAAATGACCCAGAAGGTCTACGACGCCGCGACCAGCTTCCTCAAAGCACGCGGACAGCTCTAA
- a CDS encoding TRAP transporter small permease subunit, with protein sequence MSSTHEDAGGPPTATPHETPPDPVRTAFDRGVVACGRLAAWLVFVAMAISVYEVIMRYAFASPTSWVHETVVMLVAVSFAFGGPAALASNRHIRVKVLYDSVGPVARLWLDRFNDLVAFLFCAGMTYAAYTMFWDASHNPLGEWQLERSGTSWNPPFPAFVKGVILLALAIMCVQSLLHLIQSLRGKPAPKVDDTEGTA encoded by the coding sequence ATGTCATCCACCCATGAGGACGCCGGCGGCCCTCCGACCGCCACGCCGCACGAGACGCCTCCCGACCCGGTACGCACTGCTTTCGACCGTGGCGTGGTGGCCTGTGGTCGCCTTGCCGCCTGGCTGGTGTTCGTCGCCATGGCGATCAGCGTCTATGAGGTGATCATGCGCTATGCCTTCGCCTCGCCCACCTCCTGGGTCCACGAGACGGTGGTCATGCTGGTCGCCGTGAGCTTCGCCTTCGGCGGCCCGGCGGCCCTGGCCAGCAATCGCCACATTCGCGTCAAGGTGCTCTACGACAGCGTCGGCCCGGTCGCCCGCCTGTGGCTCGACCGCTTCAACGATCTGGTGGCCTTCCTGTTCTGCGCCGGGATGACCTACGCCGCCTACACCATGTTCTGGGACGCCTCGCACAACCCGCTGGGCGAGTGGCAGCTGGAGCGTTCGGGCACCTCCTGGAACCCGCCGTTCCCGGCCTTCGTCAAGGGCGTGATCCTGCTGGCCCTGGCCATCATGTGCGTGCAGTCGCTGCTGCACCTGATTCAATCGCTGCGCGGCAAGCCCGCGCCCAAGGTCGACGACACGGAGGGCACGGCCTGA
- a CDS encoding aldehyde dehydrogenase (NADP(+)) produces the protein MTIEGTQLIGREAVLATGEAFHAIDPSTGETLQPAFPTGGQAEVERASELARSAFDSYRETGLEARARFLETIADKIEGIGDELIERAMAESGLPRARLEGERGRTCGQLRLFAKVVRDGEWLDVRIDPALPERQPMPRVDLRQRHVALGPVAVFGASNFPLAFSVAGGDTASALAAGCPVVVKGHPAHPGTSELVGRAVQAAVAECQLPEGVFSLLQGAGNEIGQALVTDPNIKAVGFTGSRAGGTALARLAQNRPEPIPVYAEMSSINPVFLMPEALEARGEALAEGFVGSLNMGAGQFCTNPGLVIGIQGEALDGFLATAAKAVEASGTQTMLTPGIRDAYDRGVAALASSDKAREVAHGQSSDAPNQCQTGLFVTKAEDFLADETLQAEVFGATSLVVSCADQDEVKRVAEHLEGQLTATLQMDDADVDFARDLLPTLERRAGRVMVNGWPTGVEVCHAMVHGGPYPATSDSRTTSVGSAAIHRFLRPVCYQNLPQALLPEALRDGNPHGVSRLVDGQREH, from the coding sequence ATGACTATAGAAGGCACGCAACTCATTGGACGTGAAGCCGTTCTGGCCACGGGCGAGGCCTTCCACGCCATCGACCCTTCCACCGGCGAGACACTCCAGCCGGCCTTCCCCACCGGCGGCCAGGCCGAGGTCGAACGCGCCAGCGAACTGGCCCGGTCGGCCTTCGACAGCTACCGCGAAACGGGTCTCGAGGCCCGGGCGCGCTTTCTCGAGACGATCGCCGACAAGATCGAGGGCATCGGCGATGAACTGATCGAACGCGCCATGGCCGAGTCCGGCCTGCCGCGCGCACGCCTCGAGGGCGAGCGCGGCCGCACCTGCGGTCAGTTGCGCCTGTTCGCCAAGGTCGTGCGCGATGGTGAATGGCTCGACGTGCGCATCGACCCCGCGCTGCCCGAGCGCCAGCCCATGCCGCGGGTCGACCTGCGCCAGCGCCACGTGGCCCTGGGGCCGGTGGCCGTATTCGGCGCCAGCAACTTCCCGCTGGCCTTCTCGGTCGCCGGCGGCGACACCGCCTCGGCCCTGGCCGCCGGCTGCCCGGTGGTCGTCAAGGGACACCCCGCCCATCCCGGCACCTCGGAGCTGGTGGGCCGCGCCGTGCAGGCAGCAGTCGCCGAATGCCAGCTACCCGAGGGGGTCTTCTCCCTGCTCCAGGGTGCCGGTAACGAGATCGGCCAGGCGCTGGTCACGGATCCGAACATCAAGGCCGTGGGCTTCACCGGTTCACGGGCTGGCGGCACCGCCCTGGCACGCCTGGCGCAGAATCGCCCGGAACCGATCCCGGTCTACGCCGAGATGAGTAGCATCAACCCGGTCTTCCTGATGCCCGAGGCCCTCGAGGCGCGTGGCGAAGCACTCGCCGAAGGCTTCGTCGGCTCGCTCAACATGGGCGCTGGCCAGTTCTGCACCAACCCGGGGCTGGTGATCGGCATTCAGGGCGAAGCACTCGATGGCTTCCTGGCCACTGCCGCCAAGGCCGTCGAAGCCAGCGGCACCCAGACCATGCTGACGCCGGGCATCCGGGATGCCTATGACCGCGGCGTGGCGGCCCTGGCGTCCAGCGACAAGGCGCGCGAAGTGGCGCATGGACAATCCAGCGACGCCCCCAACCAGTGCCAGACAGGCCTGTTCGTGACCAAGGCCGAGGACTTCCTCGCCGACGAGACGCTGCAGGCAGAAGTCTTCGGTGCCACCTCGCTGGTGGTGAGCTGCGCCGACCAGGACGAGGTCAAGCGCGTCGCCGAGCATCTCGAGGGGCAGCTCACCGCGACCCTGCAGATGGACGATGCCGACGTCGACTTCGCCCGTGACCTGTTGCCGACCCTGGAGCGTCGTGCCGGTCGCGTGATGGTCAACGGCTGGCCCACCGGGGTCGAGGTATGTCATGCCATGGTGCATGGCGGCCCCTACCCGGCCACATCCGACTCGCGCACCACCTCGGTGGGCAGCGCGGCGATCCACCGCTTCCTGCGTCCGGTGTGCTACCAGAACCTGCCCCAGGCGTTGTTGCCCGAAGCCCTGCGCGATGGCAACCCGCACGGCGTCAGCCGACTGGTGGACGGCCAGCGCGAGCACTGA
- a CDS encoding glycoside hydrolase family 43 protein: MSKSLAPLIEQRADPFIHRHDNGYYFIASVPAYDRLELRHATTIAGLAEAEPVTVWEKEDSGPLSELIWAPELHYHQGRWTIYFAAAPSREIRDGLFQHRMYCIATSASDPMQGEWSHPRQIDTGIDSFCLDGTAFQHDGELYYVWAQKEASIPGNTNLYIARMATPETLDSPPVRLSIPEFDWETRGFMVNEGPAVLIRHGRVLLTYSASATDENYCMGLLWADQSADLLNPDSWKKSASPVFTSDPQRSVFGPGHNSFTVAEDGVTDMLVYHARTYTEIVGDPLWDPNRHTYVKPIAWDADGFPRFGRPSLVETPEDEDELAG, encoded by the coding sequence ATGAGCAAGTCTCTTGCCCCCTTGATCGAACAACGGGCGGACCCTTTCATCCACCGCCACGACAACGGCTACTACTTCATCGCCTCGGTTCCCGCCTATGACAGGCTGGAGCTGCGTCACGCCACCACCATCGCCGGCCTCGCCGAGGCCGAGCCGGTCACCGTCTGGGAAAAGGAAGACAGCGGCCCGCTCAGCGAGCTGATCTGGGCCCCGGAACTTCACTACCATCAGGGCCGCTGGACCATCTATTTCGCCGCCGCGCCAAGCCGCGAGATTCGTGACGGTCTTTTCCAGCACCGCATGTATTGCATCGCCACCAGCGCCAGCGATCCCATGCAGGGCGAGTGGAGCCATCCCCGACAGATCGATACCGGTATCGACAGCTTCTGTCTCGATGGCACCGCCTTCCAGCATGACGGCGAGCTCTACTATGTCTGGGCGCAGAAGGAAGCCAGCATCCCGGGCAACACCAACCTCTACATTGCCCGGATGGCCACGCCGGAGACTCTCGACAGTCCGCCGGTCCGGCTTTCCATTCCCGAGTTCGACTGGGAAACGCGAGGCTTCATGGTCAATGAGGGCCCCGCCGTGCTGATTCGACACGGCCGCGTGCTGCTGACCTACTCGGCCAGCGCCACCGACGAGAACTATTGCATGGGACTGCTGTGGGCCGACCAGTCCGCCGACCTGCTGAACCCGGACAGCTGGAAGAAATCGGCCAGCCCCGTGTTCACCAGCGACCCGCAGCGCTCGGTATTCGGCCCCGGACACAACAGCTTCACCGTCGCCGAGGATGGCGTCACCGACATGCTGGTGTATCACGCCCGTACCTATACCGAAATCGTCGGCGATCCACTCTGGGATCCCAACCGCCACACCTACGTCAAACCCATTGCCTGGGACGCCGATGGGTTCCCTCGCTTCGGCCGGCCATCGCTGGTGGAAACCCCGGAAGACGAGGATGAACTGGCGGGTTGA
- a CDS encoding IlvD/Edd family dehydratase, producing MSSSKTSSKPKLRSAEWFGTADKNGFMYRSWMKNQGIPDHEFQGKPIIGICNTWSELTPCNAHFRKIADHVKKGVLEAGGYPVEFPVFSNGESNLRPTAMFTRNLASMDVEEAIRGNPIDAVVLLVGCDKTTPALLMGAASCDIPTIVVTGGPMLNGKQEGRDIGSGTVVWRLSEEVKAGKISMHDFMAAEAGMSRSAGTCNTMGTASTMACMAESLGVSLPHNAAIPAVDSRRYVLAHLSGNRIVEMVDEDLRLSKVLTRGAFENAIRTNAAIGGSTNAVIHLKAIAGRIGVDLALDDWTRIGRGTPTLVDLQPSGRFLMEEFYYAGGLPAVLRRLGEADRLPNKDALTVNGKTLWDNVVEAPQYNDEVIRPLDNPLVEDGGMCVLHGNLAPKGAVLKPSAATPELMTHRGRAVVFEDFDDYKARINDPDLDVDADSVLVMKHCGPRGYHGMAEVGNMGLPAKLLEQGVTDMVRISDARMSGTAYGTVVLHVAPEAAAGGPLAAVRNGDWVELDAYAGKLHLDIDDEELQARLAEHDPTQASRQIASSGGYRQLYIEHVLQADEGCDFDFLVGCRGADVPRHSH from the coding sequence ATGTCGTCATCGAAGACTTCCAGCAAGCCGAAGCTGCGCAGTGCCGAGTGGTTCGGTACCGCCGACAAGAATGGCTTCATGTATCGCAGTTGGATGAAGAACCAGGGCATCCCCGACCATGAATTCCAGGGCAAGCCGATCATCGGCATCTGCAATACCTGGTCGGAGCTGACGCCCTGCAACGCTCACTTCCGCAAGATTGCCGACCATGTGAAGAAGGGAGTCCTGGAAGCGGGCGGTTATCCGGTCGAGTTCCCGGTGTTTTCCAATGGCGAATCCAATCTGCGCCCGACGGCGATGTTCACCCGCAACCTGGCGAGCATGGACGTCGAGGAGGCGATTCGCGGCAATCCGATCGACGCCGTGGTGCTGCTGGTCGGCTGCGACAAGACCACGCCGGCGCTGTTGATGGGCGCGGCGAGCTGTGACATCCCGACGATCGTGGTTACCGGTGGGCCGATGCTCAACGGCAAGCAGGAAGGGCGCGACATCGGCTCGGGCACGGTGGTCTGGCGCCTTTCCGAAGAGGTCAAGGCTGGCAAGATCTCGATGCACGACTTCATGGCCGCCGAGGCGGGCATGTCGCGTTCGGCAGGCACCTGCAACACCATGGGCACGGCTTCGACCATGGCCTGCATGGCCGAGTCGCTGGGCGTGTCGCTGCCGCACAACGCCGCCATCCCGGCGGTGGATTCGCGTCGCTATGTGCTGGCTCACCTGTCGGGCAATCGCATCGTCGAAATGGTCGACGAGGATCTGCGCCTCTCGAAGGTTCTGACGCGAGGAGCCTTCGAGAACGCCATTCGCACCAATGCGGCGATCGGCGGTTCCACCAACGCGGTGATTCACCTCAAGGCCATTGCCGGGCGCATCGGCGTCGACCTGGCGTTGGACGACTGGACGCGCATCGGTCGTGGCACGCCCACGCTGGTGGACCTGCAGCCCTCCGGGCGCTTCCTGATGGAGGAGTTCTATTATGCCGGCGGACTGCCCGCCGTGCTGCGTCGCCTGGGCGAGGCCGATCGCTTGCCGAACAAGGATGCGCTGACCGTCAACGGCAAGACGCTGTGGGACAACGTCGTCGAAGCGCCGCAGTACAACGACGAGGTGATCCGGCCGCTCGACAACCCGCTGGTCGAGGATGGCGGCATGTGCGTGCTGCACGGCAACCTGGCCCCCAAGGGCGCGGTGCTCAAGCCGTCGGCGGCGACCCCCGAGCTGATGACACACCGTGGGCGTGCTGTGGTGTTCGAGGACTTCGACGACTACAAGGCGCGCATCAATGACCCCGACCTGGACGTGGACGCCGACAGCGTGCTGGTGATGAAGCATTGCGGGCCGCGTGGTTATCACGGCATGGCCGAAGTGGGCAACATGGGCCTGCCGGCCAAGCTGCTCGAACAGGGCGTCACCGACATGGTGCGGATCTCGGATGCGCGCATGAGCGGCACGGCCTACGGTACCGTGGTGCTCCACGTGGCTCCCGAGGCGGCGGCCGGAGGGCCGTTGGCGGCAGTGCGCAATGGTGACTGGGTCGAGCTGGATGCCTACGCCGGCAAGCTGCACCTGGACATCGACGACGAGGAACTCCAGGCGCGCCTGGCCGAGCACGATCCCACCCAGGCCTCGCGTCAGATCGCCAGCAGCGGGGGATATCGTCAGCTCTACATCGAGCACGTGCTGCAGGCCGATGAAGGCTGCGACTTCGACTTCCTGGTGGGCTGCCGGGGTGCCGACGTGCCGCGCCACTCTCACTGA
- a CDS encoding MFS transporter, translating into MTTRRLTYLEKVGFGSGDMAINIVISSMFLIISFFYTDIFGLKPSHMGILFLVARLVDAITDPLMGIVTDKFNSKRGRYRPYFLIFSVPFGISVLLLFTTPDWSYNAKLVWAYSTYLFVTLMFTAVTIPYISLIGVLTPDPQDRLSANGYRLFFAKIAAFLVTIIVPKLAEYVGSESLQFGYQFAMGLMGGLATLLFLFCYSTTTERVQHTIEDKPLRSQLRILKKNDQWLILCAVCFTGTLGYVMRSSVAAYYAKYYLGADATMLSAFLTTGVSAAILAMVASTWLTKRHCKIQLFRWSQLAVGALSVLMFVAVGPGDIVLAFVLYFLISFIVDLHAPVFWSAIAESVDYGEAKTGQRVSGLAFGGISFCQKAGMGAAGFLVGQLLTYFNYEANVEQSAFTLTGIALMLSIIPGLFHTLMGSFMFKYRITNRYYNAMQDGELDDTTPATVDARTS; encoded by the coding sequence ATGACGACGCGACGCCTGACCTACCTGGAAAAAGTAGGATTCGGCAGCGGGGACATGGCGATCAACATCGTGATTTCCTCGATGTTTCTGATCATCTCGTTCTTCTATACGGACATCTTTGGCCTGAAGCCGAGCCACATGGGGATTCTCTTTCTCGTGGCTCGCCTGGTGGACGCCATCACCGATCCGCTGATGGGGATCGTCACCGACAAGTTCAACAGCAAGCGCGGGCGCTACCGGCCGTATTTCCTGATCTTTTCGGTCCCCTTCGGCATTTCCGTGCTGCTGCTGTTCACCACACCGGACTGGAGCTATAACGCCAAGCTGGTGTGGGCCTATTCCACCTATCTGTTCGTCACCCTGATGTTCACGGCCGTGACGATTCCCTACATTTCGTTGATCGGCGTGCTGACGCCCGATCCCCAGGATCGGCTCTCCGCCAATGGTTATCGTCTCTTCTTCGCCAAGATCGCGGCCTTTCTCGTCACCATCATCGTGCCCAAGCTGGCCGAATACGTGGGCAGCGAGAGCCTCCAGTTCGGCTACCAGTTTGCCATGGGACTGATGGGCGGACTGGCCACCCTGCTCTTCCTGTTCTGCTATTCCACCACCACCGAACGGGTTCAGCACACCATCGAGGACAAGCCACTGCGTTCGCAGCTGCGCATCCTGAAAAAGAACGATCAATGGCTGATACTCTGCGCCGTCTGCTTCACCGGCACCCTGGGCTATGTCATGCGCAGTTCGGTGGCCGCCTACTATGCCAAGTATTACCTGGGCGCCGATGCCACCATGCTGTCGGCCTTTCTGACCACCGGGGTCAGCGCGGCGATACTGGCCATGGTCGCCTCGACATGGCTGACCAAGCGCCACTGCAAGATCCAGCTTTTCCGCTGGAGCCAGTTGGCGGTCGGCGCCTTGAGCGTGCTGATGTTCGTCGCCGTCGGCCCGGGGGATATCGTCCTCGCCTTCGTGCTGTACTTTCTCATTTCCTTCATCGTCGACCTGCATGCTCCCGTCTTCTGGTCGGCGATCGCCGAATCCGTCGACTATGGCGAAGCCAAGACCGGGCAACGCGTCTCGGGCCTCGCCTTCGGCGGCATTTCCTTCTGCCAGAAGGCCGGCATGGGCGCGGCAGGCTTTCTCGTCGGCCAGCTGCTGACCTATTTCAACTACGAAGCCAACGTCGAGCAGAGCGCCTTCACCCTGACCGGCATCGCACTGATGCTCTCGATCATTCCCGGGCTGTTCCACACCCTGATGGGCAGCTTCATGTTCAAGTACCGCATCACCAACCGCTACTACAACGCCATGCAGGACGGCGAGCTGGACGATACGACTCCGGCGACCGTTGACGCCAGGACATCATGA
- the araD1 gene encoding AraD1 family protein: protein MRLIQCLHEDRLHAALVETETTVRLADTDTYHLARDAMASGRSLAEVVEARLTDTRLDYAELIDTGRLMPPLTHPDPAHCLVTGTGLTHLGSADARSAMHAKTQANEEDLTDSMRMFKLGVENGKPDAGEVGAQPEWFYKGDGDCVVPPEAPLPSPAFAQDGGEEPELAGLYLIDDDGRPRRLGFAVGNEFSDHVTERFNYLWLAHSKLRACSFGPELLIGSLPGHLEGVSRITRDGETLWQKPFLTGEDNMAHSLANLEHHHFKYPGFRRPGDVHVHFFGTATLSFADGIQPREGDRFEIEIPAFGRALRNPLTQETTNNDTDVSPL from the coding sequence ATGCGCCTGATCCAGTGCCTGCACGAAGACCGCCTGCACGCCGCCCTGGTGGAAACCGAAACGACGGTGCGGCTCGCCGATACCGATACCTATCATCTCGCCCGCGACGCCATGGCATCGGGCCGCTCACTTGCCGAAGTCGTCGAAGCGCGCCTGACCGACACTCGCCTGGATTATGCCGAGCTCATCGACACAGGACGCCTGATGCCGCCGCTCACGCACCCGGATCCGGCGCATTGCCTGGTCACCGGCACCGGCCTGACCCACCTGGGCAGCGCCGACGCCCGTTCGGCCATGCATGCCAAGACCCAGGCCAACGAGGAAGACCTCACCGACTCCATGCGCATGTTCAAGCTCGGCGTGGAGAACGGCAAACCCGACGCCGGCGAGGTGGGTGCCCAGCCCGAATGGTTCTACAAGGGCGACGGCGACTGCGTGGTGCCGCCCGAAGCGCCACTGCCCTCGCCGGCCTTCGCCCAGGATGGCGGCGAGGAACCGGAGCTGGCCGGCCTGTATCTCATCGATGACGACGGTCGTCCACGCCGTCTGGGGTTTGCCGTCGGCAATGAGTTCTCCGACCATGTCACCGAGCGCTTCAACTACCTGTGGCTGGCCCACTCCAAGCTGCGCGCCTGCAGCTTCGGACCGGAACTGCTCATCGGTTCGCTGCCCGGCCACCTCGAGGGGGTCAGCCGCATCACTCGCGATGGCGAGACACTGTGGCAAAAACCCTTCCTGACCGGCGAGGACAACATGGCCCACAGCCTGGCCAACCTCGAGCATCACCACTTCAAGTATCCGGGTTTCCGCCGTCCCGGCGACGTGCATGTGCACTTCTTCGGCACTGCCACGCTCAGCTTCGCCGACGGCATTCAGCCGCGCGAGGGCGATCGCTTCGAGATCGAGATTCCGGCCTTCGGCCGCGCCCTGCGCAATCCGCTGACCCAGGAGACAACCAACAACGACACGGACGTTTCACCGCTGTAG
- a CDS encoding fumarylacetoacetate hydrolase family protein — protein MSQDNRLPDDQHQALLVGRVWRDTPEGPALVIVRDGQVIDVSDSVGNMADLLDRDDAARWAASVTGPVLCDVTTLLDNSERSPQLAPHLLAPCDIQAIKACGVTFAVSLLERVIEEQASGDPGRAAELRDELQRLIGGDLSRITPGSDEAMALRDELKARGAWSQYMEVGIGPDAEVFTKAQPLSSVGFGAWVGLHPASHWNNPEPEIVLAVNAAGVPIGATLGNDVNLRDIEGRSALLLGKAKDNNASCAIGPFIRLFDEHFTMDDVRGAMVALRIDGEDDGFRLEDSSDMREISRSPEELVGQTIGAHHQYPDGFMLFLGTMFSPIQDRDGPGQGFTHHPGDIVSIATPRLGTLVNRVGRSDQLPPWTYGIRRWLADQQGSSTRRA, from the coding sequence ATGTCTCAGGACAATCGACTCCCCGACGATCAGCACCAGGCCCTGCTGGTCGGCCGGGTCTGGCGCGATACGCCGGAAGGTCCCGCGCTGGTGATCGTGCGCGACGGCCAGGTCATCGACGTCTCCGACTCGGTCGGCAACATGGCCGACCTGCTCGACCGCGACGACGCCGCGCGCTGGGCCGCCTCCGTCACGGGGCCGGTGCTGTGCGATGTCACGACCCTGCTCGACAACTCCGAGCGTTCGCCGCAACTCGCCCCGCATTTGCTGGCACCTTGCGACATCCAGGCCATCAAGGCATGTGGCGTCACCTTCGCCGTCAGCCTGCTCGAGCGCGTCATCGAGGAACAGGCCAGCGGTGATCCGGGCCGGGCCGCCGAACTGCGCGACGAGCTGCAACGGCTGATCGGTGGAGACCTGTCGCGGATCACCCCGGGCTCCGATGAGGCCATGGCCCTGCGCGACGAACTCAAGGCGCGTGGTGCCTGGTCGCAGTACATGGAAGTCGGTATCGGGCCGGACGCCGAGGTGTTCACCAAGGCACAGCCGCTCTCCTCGGTGGGTTTCGGTGCCTGGGTGGGCCTGCATCCGGCATCGCACTGGAACAACCCCGAACCCGAGATCGTGCTGGCCGTGAACGCGGCGGGCGTGCCGATCGGCGCCACCCTGGGCAATGACGTCAACCTGCGCGACATCGAAGGACGCAGCGCCCTGCTGCTGGGCAAGGCCAAGGACAACAACGCCTCCTGCGCCATCGGCCCCTTCATTCGCCTGTTCGACGAGCACTTCACCATGGACGACGTGCGTGGCGCCATGGTCGCACTGCGCATCGACGGCGAGGACGACGGCTTCCGGCTCGAGGACTCGAGCGACATGCGCGAGATCAGCCGCTCACCGGAGGAACTGGTCGGCCAGACCATCGGCGCCCATCACCAATATCCGGATGGCTTCATGCTGTTTCTCGGCACCATGTTCTCGCCGATCCAGGATCGGGACGGGCCAGGTCAGGGATTCACCCACCATCCGGGCGACATCGTGAGCATCGCGACGCCACGCCTCGGCACCCTGGTCAATCGCGTGGGACGAAGCGATCAATTGCCACCCTGGACCTACGGCATTCGGCGTTGGCTGGCCGATCAGCAAGGCTCGTCCACCCGCCGAGCATGA